The following coding sequences are from one Homalodisca vitripennis isolate AUS2020 chromosome 7, UT_GWSS_2.1, whole genome shotgun sequence window:
- the LOC124366417 gene encoding calpain-7-like, whose protein sequence is MGYVEEAVTSSTRAVEFDRAGQLEVASYYYREAARLLELAYKHGPENEEKPNWWRKAQEYKDRAEVLNKQRLESQEQQVQSAEQLKLQRCRFLLSHALDADESGDKEAAVQLYTQAVEHSLAARSETSDTEIHQKLTALARQALERAEDLKGIRQTQKLSSVEEGDSATTPPSSPAADPVKPRPTNTIVRNSVNNARPPPLHRGSSAHLKVSGKDTYSDEEKRVLLATSRINQIDYVPFMSVDLSER, encoded by the exons ATGGGCTATGTAGAAGAGGCTGTGACGTCGTCCACACGGGCCGTAGAGTTTGACCGTGCTGGACAGCTGGAGGTAGCCAGCTACTACTACAGGGAGGCGGCCAGGCTGCTGGAACTGGCATACAAGCACGGGCCTGAGAATGAGGAAAAACCTAATTGGTGGCGGAAGGCTCAGGAGTACAAAGACAGAgctgaagttttaaataaacaac GTCTGGAGAGCCAAGAGCAGCAGGTTCAGAGTGCTGAGCAGTTGAAGCTCCAACGTTGCCGATTCCTGCTGAGTCACGCTCTGGACGCTGACGAGTCTGGAGACAAGGAGGCAGCAGTGCAACTTTACACTCAGGCAGTGGAACATAGTCTTGCCGCA AGAAGTGAAACTTCGGACACGGAGATCCACCAGAAACTGACAGCTCTCGCAAGGCAGGCTCTGGAGAGGGCAGAGGACCTCAAGGGGATTCGGCAAACACAGAAGTTGTCATCTGTTGAGGAGGGTGACAGTGCTACCACCCCACCCAGTTCACCCGCAGCGGACCCTGTCAAACCCAGGCCTACAAACACTATAGTACGAAACTCAG TGAACAACGCACGTCCTCCTCCGCTGCACAGAGGGAGCAGTGCCCATCTCAAAGTCAGCGGCAAGGACACTTATTCCGATGAAGAAAAGAGGGTACTGTTGGCCACATCCAGAATTAACCAGATCGATTATGTTCCCTTCATGAGTGTCGATCTCTCGGAAAGGTAA